The following proteins are encoded in a genomic region of Rhinoraja longicauda isolate Sanriku21f chromosome 14, sRhiLon1.1, whole genome shotgun sequence:
- the higd2a gene encoding HIG1 domain family member 2A, mitochondrial, with translation MSKPVSLASALDLSKPPAIEGFIPLPKHREEGFQDKLIRKTKENPFVPIGMLGTAGALTYGLIAFKQGKTRQSQLLMRTRIFAQGFTVFAILLGVVAAAMKRKEK, from the exons ATGTCGAAGCCGGTGTCCTTGGCCTCAGCGCTCGACCTGTCGAAGCCACCCGCCATCGAGGGTTTTATCCCTCTGCCCAAGCACAGAGAGGAAGGATTTCAGGACAAATTAATCAGGAAAACGAAGGAGAATCCGTTCGTGCCAATCG GAATGCTGGGTACAGCAGGTGCCCTTACGTATGGCTTGATCGCTTTTAAACAAGGCAAGACCCGGCAATCTCAGCTGTTAATGCGAACACGTATCTTTGCCCAAGGTTTCACTGTCTTTGCTATCCTGTTGGGTGTGGTAGCTGCTGCAATGAAGCGCAAGGAAAAGTGA
- the nop16 gene encoding nucleolar protein 16: MPKAKGKNRKKKFDYQTNRKKLKRKMAKKAAPRIECAQIRKAWNNKKSVAQNLAEMGLASDPNRTLPIQKVKKVASIVGEKVVINPHVINELEAEASLPEVTMSTLSKEFIDYVRHMVETYKDNYKAMARDDLNYYQDTPRQIKKKIESYKRFYPSEYAALNAALQQKMEIS, encoded by the exons ATGCCGAAAGCAAAAGGTAAAAACAGGAAGAAGAAGTTCGACTACCAGACGAATCGGAAAAAGCTGAAGCGGAAGATGGCGAAGAAGGCTGCGCCCCGGATCGAGTG tgCACAGATAAGAAAAGCGTGGAACAACAAAAAATCAGTTGCTCAAAATCTAGCTGAAATGGGTTTGGCTTCTGATCCAAACCGCACACTTCCCATTCAGAAAGTCAAG AAAGTGGCCTCAATAGTTGGAGAAAAAGTTGTTATTAACCCACATGTCATTAATG AGCTAGAGGCAGAGGCAAGCCTCCCAGAAGTAAcaatgtccactctatccaaagaaTTCATTGACTATGTTCGACATATGGTTGAGACCTATAAGGATAATTATAAG GCAATGGCAAGAGATGACCTGAACTATTACCAGGACACACCACGTCAGATCAAGAAAAAAATTGAGTCGTACAAACGCTTTTATCCAAGTGAATATGCTGCTTTgaatgctgctttacagcaaaagaTGGAAATATCTTGA